The DNA segment CCGGCACCATAGGTCTTGTTTACGTTGCGAAGTTCGAGCGTAGCCATGATTACCCCTTGACCGCGCCAGCCGTGAGGCCGCGCACGAAATACTTGCCTGCGACCACATAGACCAGCAGGGTCGGCAGCCCGGCGATCATCGCCGCCGCCATATCAACGTTATATTCCTTGGCCCCGGTGCTGGTGTTGACCAGGTTGTTCAGCGCCACCGTGATGGGCTGCGAATCACCGCTGGAGAACACCACACCAAACAGGAAGTCGTTCCAGATCTGGGTGAACTGCCAGATCAGGCAGACCATGATGATCGGGGTCGACATCGGCAGAATGATCCGACGGAAGATGGTGAAGAATCCTGCGCCATCCAGGCGCGCAGCCTTGACCAGCGCATCCGGAATGCTCACGTAGTAGTTGCGGAAGAACAGCGTGGTGAATGCCAGGCCGTAGACCACGTGCACGAACACCAGGCCGGTGGTGGTGCTGGCCAGGCCCATTTTGCCGAGGGTGAACGAGGCCGGCAGCAAGACGGTCTGGAACGGCAGGAAGCAGCCGAACAACAACAGGCCGAAGAACAACTGCGAACCGCGAAAACGCCACATCGACAGCACGTAGCCGTTCAACGCACCGATGGTGGTGGAGATCAGCACCGCCGGGATGGTGATCATGAACGAGTTCCAGAAGTACCCGTTTACCGTGGCCCAGGCCTTGACCCAGCCGATCCCGGTAATCACCGTCGGCCAGCTCAGCAGGTTGCCGGTGCTGATGTCTTCCGGGGTCTTGAAGCTGGTCAGCAGCATCACCACCAGCGGCACCAGGTACAGCACCACGGCGAGGATCAGCACCGCATGGATCGCCAGGCGGCTGAAGCTGATGGAAGGTTTGGCGAGACTAGTCATGGCGCTTGGTCCTCAGCTCGGAGTACAGGTAAGGCACGATGATCGCGAGGATCGCGCCGAGCATCAGGATCGCACTGGCCGAGCCCATGCCCATCTGGCCGCGACTGAAGGTGAAGGAATACATGAACATCGCCGGCAGGTCGGACGAGTAGCCAGGGCCACCGGCCGTCATTGCCGCCACCAGGTCAAAGCTCTTGATGGCGATGTGCGCAAGGATCATCACCGCGCTGAAGAACACCGGGCGCAGGCTGGGCAGCACCACGCTCCAGTAGATACGCGGCAGGCTCGCGCCGTCGATCTGTGCGGCACGGATGATCGACTGATCAACCCCACGCAGGCCGGCGAGGAACATCGCCATGATAAAGCCCGAGGCTTGCCATACCGCCGCAATCACCAGGCAATACACCACGCGGTCCGGGTCGATCAGCCAGTCCAGCCGGAAGCCTTCCCAGCCCCAGTCGCGCAGCAGTTTGTCCAGGCCCATGCCGGGGTTGAGCAGCCATTTCCAGGCAGTACCGGTGACGATCATCGAGAGCGCCATCGGGTACAGGTAGATGGTGCGGATAAAGCCTTCGCGGCGGATGCGCTGGTCGAGAAAGACCGCCAGCAGCACGCCGATCACCAGGGTGATGCCGATAAACATGCCGCCGAACAGCGCCAGGTTTTTGCTCGCCACCCACCAGCGGTCGTTGTCGAACAACCGTGCGTATTGCGCCAGGCCCACCCATTTGTAGGTGGGCAGGAAGGTGGAGTTGGTGAACGACAGCACGAACGTCCACAGGATGTAGCCATAGAAGCCCACCAGAACGATGAACATGCTCGGGGCCAGCACCAGTTTGGGGAGCCAGCGCTGCAATGCATCGAACGGCGAGGCCTTGCTGAACACAGCAACAGAACTCATGGGGAAATCCAGGGCAGGGAATAAGGGACTAATGGATAACCTTGTGGGAGTCGGCTTTGGGTGGGGGCTGGTTTGCCTGCGATGGCATCACCTGAGTGTCACTGCTACACCGAGGCGCTTGCATCGCGGGCAAGCCCGCTCCCACACTGAAACCGATTGCCCCTAGGGGTTACTTGGCAGACTTGATCGCCGCGCCAAGTTTCTTGGCGGTGTCGGCCGGGTCGGCTTTCGGGTCGTTGATGAAGTTGGTCACCACATCAAAGAACGCGCCCTGCACCGCCAGCGTGGTCGCCATGTTGTGCGCCATGCTCGGTTGCAGGCCGCCGGACTTGGCATCCACCAGGAAGTCCTTGGCCGCCGTCTGGGCGCAGCTGTCGAAGCCGTATTTGGCCATGTCGCCGAGCATGTCGTTGCGCACCGGGATCGAGCCCTTGTTGATGCTGAAGACCTTCTGGAAGTTCTCACCCAGCACGACCTTGGCGATGTCTTGCTGACCGGCCGAGGTACCGGCATTTTTCTGCTTGAACACCGCCAGGGAGTCGATGTTGTAGGTGAAGGCCTTGTCGGTGCCCGGGAAGGCTACGCACTCGTAGTCCTTGCCGGCGATTTTCTTGGCGGCTGTCCACTCGCTCTTGGCCCAGTCACCCATGATCTGCATGCCGGCCTTGCCGTTGATGACTTTGGCGGCTTCCAGGTTCCAGTCCTGGCCCTTGCCGTCGGCGTCCATATAGGTCGCGACCTTTTTCAGCTCGGTCAGCGCCTTGACCATGTCCGGGCCGGTCAGGGTCGCGTTGTCGAGGTCGACCAGGGCTTTCTTGTAGCCGTCCACGCCCATGACCGAGAGCACCACGGCTTCGAACACCGTACTGTCCTGCCAAGGCTGGCCACCGTGGGCGAGCGCAATGAAGCCGGCAGCCTTGAGCTTGTCACCGGCGGCATAGAATTCTTCAAGGGTCGTAGGGTTTTTGCTGATGCCGGCTTTCTTGAAGACTTCAGGGTTGATCCACAGCCAGTTGACGCGGTGGATATTCACCGGCACGGCCACGTAATCACCTTCGTACTTCACCGTGTCGGAGACTTTCTTGTCGAGCAGTTCGTCCCACTTTTCGGCCTTGGCCACGTCCTTCAGGACGTCGGTGTCGAGCAGCCCGGTGGACGCCCATTCCTGGATGTCGGGGCCTTTGATCTGGGCTACGCCTGGCGGGTTGCCGGCGACCGCGCGGCTTTTCAGCACGGTCATGGCCGTGGCACCGCCGCCGCCTGCGACGGCCCCGTCTTTCCAGGTAAAACCGTCTTTCTCAACTTGGGCCTTCAGGACATCCACCGCCGCCTTCTCACCGCCCGAGGTCCACCAATGCACAACTTCAACCGTCCCTTTGGAGTCGGCGGCAAATGCACTGAGGGGAAACAACGAGGCAATGGAAATAGCAACGGCGAGGCGATTAATCGCGTTCATCTGAGTACCTTTTTCTTGTTGTTATGCATGCAAGTCTGGAGCTTGCGCTGCATAGGATTCTAAACAGGGATTTTTGCCAGGCACGTAACAAAGGGACGGGCAAATGTCACCACTTGGTGACATAGCAACCGGCCCCCAGCGCACTGGCCATGCTTGGGGATAACGGCAGGCCCGGCAGCAATACGGCCTGCCAGGCATGGTACAGGTCCGGCTTGCCCCCCCAGATTTTGCTGGCGGGCAGGTTTTGCGGGTCGAGTTCGTGGTGCCAACTGCCCTGGACCCGGTCGATCAGGTGGGTTTCACAGAACTCCCAGAAGCGCCGGTACCAGACCTCGTAATGCCACTCGCCGGTGCGCTTGAGCAGGGCCTGGGCGGCCGCGCTGGCTTCGGCGTGGGTCCAATGCAGACGCTCGCGCACCACCGGGCGGTAGTGCCAGTCCAGGGTGTAGACCAGGCCCGGGCCACCGTCCACCGACCAGCCATACTCGCAGGCGCTGGCGAACAAAGCCTTGGCATCCTCCAGCAACCACGCTGGCGTGACGAGCCCCGCCTGCTGGCGTGCGGCTTCAAGGTGCAACACCAGGCGCGCCCATTCAAAGCCGTGCCCGGGAGTGATGCCGTAGGGGCGAAAGCCGTCGGCCGGGTTGTCTTCGTTGTAACGGTGCAGGGGTTGCCAATAGCGGTCGAAATGCTCGATCACCATAAATTCATTGGCGGCGGCGTGCCGATGGATCACCCGTTCGACAATACGCAGCGCCCGCCCCAGCCAGCGCGTGTCGCCGGTGACATCGGCCAGGGCCAGAAAGGCTTCGGTGGCGTGCATATTGCTGTTGGCGCCGCGATAGGCTTCTTCACCGCTCCAGTCCCGGGCGAAGGATTCAAGCATTGCGCCCTCCTCCTCGCACCAGAAATGCTGGTCGATGATCTGCATGGCATCCGTCAACAGAGCTTGCGCCCCAGGGGCACCCGCCACCACGGCGGAACTGGCGGCCAGGGCGACAAAGGCGTGCAGGTAGGCGGCCTTGCCCGTATTGCCATCACCCGCGCCGGCGACGGCAAACCAGCCGCCATGCTCGGCATCCCGCAACGGGCCGCCGAGGCTGGCCACACCGTGCTCCACCAGCTCGGCATAGCCCGGCAGCCCTTGGGCGTGAGCCATGGCGAAGCTGTGGGTCATGCGGGCGGTGTTCATGGTTTCGGCGTGGGCATCGACGGGCAGACGGCCCTGTACATCGAGGTTGCCGAAGCCTTCAGGCAGCCGCGAGGCCTTGGCAAAACCCAGCAGGCGCTGGCCTTCGGCGGCGAGCCAGGCGTGATGGGCAGGGGCGTTCAGCCAACTGCTGGCAGGCAGTGGTTGCATGATCATGGGTGGCCCTTTTTGTTTTTATGGGATGACCGCAGTCTAAACAAGGGTCGGGAGAGGGCATGTAACGAAAGAGCGAGGAAATGTCACCGATTGGTGACATTGGCAAGAGCCGGCAAGCCGGCCCCAAGAGTAACAATGGCGTCACTGGCCCAGGGGCGTGACCTTGGCCGGCGCACTCACTTCCCGTTGCAGGTTCTGCATCTGGGTTTGCAAGGTGGTGATGTTGCGGGTGGTCTGGATACGGAACACGTCGAACTCTTTATTCGACGGCCCTTCGGTG comes from the Pseudomonas shahriarae genome and includes:
- a CDS encoding carbohydrate ABC transporter permease, which codes for MTSLAKPSISFSRLAIHAVLILAVVLYLVPLVVMLLTSFKTPEDISTGNLLSWPTVITGIGWVKAWATVNGYFWNSFMITIPAVLISTTIGALNGYVLSMWRFRGSQLFFGLLLFGCFLPFQTVLLPASFTLGKMGLASTTTGLVFVHVVYGLAFTTLFFRNYYVSIPDALVKAARLDGAGFFTIFRRIILPMSTPIIMVCLIWQFTQIWNDFLFGVVFSSGDSQPITVALNNLVNTSTGAKEYNVDMAAAMIAGLPTLLVYVVAGKYFVRGLTAGAVKG
- a CDS encoding carbohydrate ABC transporter permease, producing MSSVAVFSKASPFDALQRWLPKLVLAPSMFIVLVGFYGYILWTFVLSFTNSTFLPTYKWVGLAQYARLFDNDRWWVASKNLALFGGMFIGITLVIGVLLAVFLDQRIRREGFIRTIYLYPMALSMIVTGTAWKWLLNPGMGLDKLLRDWGWEGFRLDWLIDPDRVVYCLVIAAVWQASGFIMAMFLAGLRGVDQSIIRAAQIDGASLPRIYWSVVLPSLRPVFFSAVMILAHIAIKSFDLVAAMTAGGPGYSSDLPAMFMYSFTFSRGQMGMGSASAILMLGAILAIIVPYLYSELRTKRHD
- a CDS encoding ABC transporter substrate-binding protein, which produces MNAINRLAVAISIASLFPLSAFAADSKGTVEVVHWWTSGGEKAAVDVLKAQVEKDGFTWKDGAVAGGGGATAMTVLKSRAVAGNPPGVAQIKGPDIQEWASTGLLDTDVLKDVAKAEKWDELLDKKVSDTVKYEGDYVAVPVNIHRVNWLWINPEVFKKAGISKNPTTLEEFYAAGDKLKAAGFIALAHGGQPWQDSTVFEAVVLSVMGVDGYKKALVDLDNATLTGPDMVKALTELKKVATYMDADGKGQDWNLEAAKVINGKAGMQIMGDWAKSEWTAAKKIAGKDYECVAFPGTDKAFTYNIDSLAVFKQKNAGTSAGQQDIAKVVLGENFQKVFSINKGSIPVRNDMLGDMAKYGFDSCAQTAAKDFLVDAKSGGLQPSMAHNMATTLAVQGAFFDVVTNFINDPKADPADTAKKLGAAIKSAK
- a CDS encoding D-mannose isomerase, which encodes MIMQPLPASSWLNAPAHHAWLAAEGQRLLGFAKASRLPEGFGNLDVQGRLPVDAHAETMNTARMTHSFAMAHAQGLPGYAELVEHGVASLGGPLRDAEHGGWFAVAGAGDGNTGKAAYLHAFVALAASSAVVAGAPGAQALLTDAMQIIDQHFWCEEEGAMLESFARDWSGEEAYRGANSNMHATEAFLALADVTGDTRWLGRALRIVERVIHRHAAANEFMVIEHFDRYWQPLHRYNEDNPADGFRPYGITPGHGFEWARLVLHLEAARQQAGLVTPAWLLEDAKALFASACEYGWSVDGGPGLVYTLDWHYRPVVRERLHWTHAEASAAAQALLKRTGEWHYEVWYRRFWEFCETHLIDRVQGSWHHELDPQNLPASKIWGGKPDLYHAWQAVLLPGLPLSPSMASALGAGCYVTKW